A window from Herbaspirillum sp. meg3 encodes these proteins:
- a CDS encoding DNA polymerase III subunit chi, with amino-acid sequence MTRIDFHSNVPNKLAYACRLVRKARAAQCKIVLLGKDRNELAQLDQLLWSFSEQDFLPHVHANDPLAAQTPVILTDSEAVDLPHHHVLINLSGTTPEHFARFERMFEIISSDEADKATGRDRYRFYKERGYPLSHFVAD; translated from the coding sequence ATGACCCGCATCGATTTCCACAGCAACGTCCCCAATAAACTCGCCTACGCCTGCCGCCTGGTGCGCAAGGCGCGCGCCGCGCAATGCAAGATCGTGCTGCTCGGCAAGGATCGCAACGAACTGGCCCAGCTCGATCAATTGCTGTGGTCGTTTTCGGAACAGGACTTCTTGCCGCACGTGCATGCAAACGATCCACTGGCCGCGCAGACACCGGTGATTCTGACCGACAGCGAAGCCGTGGACCTGCCGCATCACCATGTACTGATCAATTTATCGGGCACGACACCGGAACACTTCGCCCGCTTCGAGCGCATGTTCGAGATCATTTCGTCCGACGAAGCCGACAAGGCCACCGGGCGTGATCGTTACCGCTTCTATAAAGAACGCGGTTATCCCCTGAGCCATTTCGTCGCGGATTGA
- a CDS encoding D-amino acid dehydrogenase: MKVIVLGAGIIGTASAWFLKREGYDVTVIDRQPGAAQETSFANGCQISVSHAEPWANPSAPLKVLKWLGKEDAPLLYRFRPEWLQWKWAVNFLRECTPARTDANIRQIVALCEYSRQTLVALRAETNIQYDHLTRGILHFYTDAKEFELSLPAAKLMRDLGCQRDSISAEEVVKIEPALASIRDKIVGGDFTASDESGDVYKLTTGLAQKAEDAGVDFQFNTTITRLLTEGTGAAAKITGVEVIDGAGRHKILRADKFVVAMGSFSEPLLRPLGINLLLYPGKGYSATYKVTNPDAAPTVSLTDDGYKLVVSRLGDRLRVAGTCELNGYTRELNNTRCDAITRRTRELFPDGCDYDNPVYWTGLRPLTPSNIPYVGKTKFSNLFLNTGHGTLGWTMGAGSGRAIAEIIAGRQPEIDFGFTGMPRIAPGKLAAQPA; the protein is encoded by the coding sequence ATGAAAGTCATCGTATTGGGAGCAGGCATCATCGGTACCGCGTCCGCGTGGTTTTTGAAGCGTGAAGGTTACGACGTTACCGTCATCGATCGCCAACCCGGCGCAGCGCAAGAAACCAGTTTCGCCAACGGCTGCCAGATCTCCGTATCGCACGCCGAGCCATGGGCCAATCCCTCCGCTCCGCTCAAAGTCCTGAAATGGCTGGGCAAGGAAGACGCCCCGCTGCTGTACCGCTTCCGCCCTGAATGGCTGCAATGGAAGTGGGCCGTCAACTTCCTGCGCGAATGTACGCCTGCGCGCACCGACGCCAACATCCGCCAGATCGTCGCGCTGTGCGAATACAGCCGCCAGACACTGGTGGCCCTGCGCGCCGAAACCAATATCCAGTACGACCACCTGACCCGCGGCATTCTGCATTTTTATACCGATGCCAAAGAATTTGAGCTGTCGCTGCCTGCTGCCAAGCTGATGCGCGACCTCGGTTGCCAACGCGACTCCATCAGTGCCGAAGAAGTCGTCAAGATCGAACCGGCACTGGCCAGCATCCGCGACAAAATCGTCGGCGGCGACTTTACCGCCAGCGACGAGTCGGGCGACGTCTACAAGCTGACCACCGGTCTGGCGCAAAAGGCGGAAGACGCCGGCGTCGACTTCCAGTTCAACACCACCATCACGCGCCTGCTGACCGAAGGCACCGGCGCTGCCGCCAAGATCACCGGTGTGGAAGTCATTGACGGTGCTGGCCGCCACAAGATCCTGCGCGCCGACAAGTTCGTCGTCGCCATGGGCAGCTTCTCGGAGCCGCTGCTGCGTCCACTGGGTATCAATCTGCTGCTGTACCCGGGCAAGGGCTACTCGGCCACTTACAAGGTCACCAATCCGGATGCGGCGCCAACGGTTTCGCTGACCGACGACGGCTACAAGCTGGTTGTCTCGCGCCTGGGCGACCGCCTGCGCGTGGCAGGCACCTGCGAGCTGAACGGCTACACCCGTGAACTGAACAACACCCGCTGCGATGCCATCACCCGCCGTACACGTGAGTTGTTCCCTGACGGTTGCGACTATGACAATCCGGTGTACTGGACTGGCCTGCGTCCGCTGACGCCGTCCAACATCCCTTACGTCGGCAAGACCAAGTTCAGCAACCTGTTCCTTAATACCGGCCACGGTACATTGGGCTGGACCATGGGCGCAGGTTCGGGCCGCGCGATCGCAGAGATCATTGCCGGCCGTCAACCTGAAATCGACTTCGGCTTTACCGGCATGCCGCGCATCGCGCCAGGCAAGCTGGCGGCTCAGCCGGCATAA